In one Umezawaea sp. Da 62-37 genomic region, the following are encoded:
- the kdpF gene encoding K(+)-transporting ATPase subunit F, which produces MSGTGVLANAVAGVLALLLIGYLFVALIRPEKF; this is translated from the coding sequence GTGAGCGGCACCGGGGTACTGGCGAACGCCGTCGCGGGCGTGCTCGCCCTGCTGCTGATCGGGTACCTGTTCGTCGCGCTGATCAGGCCGGAGAAGTTCTGA
- a CDS encoding NAD-dependent epimerase/dehydratase family protein, protein MHVFLTGGSGYVGRALLTRLVADGHRVTALARSDAAAGLVGRAGAEVVRGDLTDLAVLRVSAVGADAVVHTAVDYTDPDMGPLEEKALDAMLGHGRFVYTSSTLVYGDTGDRRATEDTPVAADGVQPFKVDGERRVLAEGGLVLRPGLVFGDGGSSMIGGMLAGARESGAATYVGDGANAWSAVHVRDLVELYALVLTRPVETGVLNAVAHPAPTMLELATAVGQVTGTPAVSIPVERARETMGPFADQLTRPLVADSSRATALVGWRPQGPGLLEDVTTGSYAAR, encoded by the coding sequence ATGCACGTCTTCCTCACCGGCGGCAGCGGCTACGTCGGCCGCGCGCTGCTCACCCGGCTGGTCGCCGACGGCCACCGGGTGACGGCGCTCGCCCGCTCGGACGCCGCCGCCGGGCTCGTCGGCAGGGCGGGCGCCGAGGTCGTCCGGGGCGACCTCACCGATCTCGCCGTGCTGCGGGTGTCGGCGGTCGGCGCGGACGCCGTCGTGCACACGGCCGTCGACTACACCGACCCGGACATGGGGCCGTTGGAGGAGAAGGCGCTCGACGCGATGCTCGGCCACGGCCGGTTCGTCTACACGAGCAGCACGCTGGTCTACGGCGACACCGGCGACCGGCGGGCCACCGAGGACACGCCCGTCGCGGCCGACGGCGTGCAGCCGTTCAAGGTGGACGGTGAGCGCCGGGTCCTCGCCGAAGGCGGGCTCGTGCTGCGGCCCGGTCTCGTGTTCGGCGACGGCGGGTCGTCCATGATCGGCGGGATGCTGGCGGGCGCGCGGGAGTCCGGCGCCGCCACCTACGTCGGCGACGGCGCGAACGCGTGGTCGGCCGTGCACGTGCGCGACCTCGTCGAGCTGTACGCCCTCGTGCTCACCCGACCGGTGGAGACCGGGGTCCTCAACGCGGTCGCCCATCCCGCCCCGACCATGCTGGAACTCGCGACCGCGGTGGGGCAGGTGACCGGGACGCCCGCGGTGTCGATTCCCGTGGAACGGGCCAGGGAGACGATGGGGCCGTTCGCGGACCAGCTCACCCGGCCCCTCGTCGCGGACTCCTCGCGCGCGACGGCGCTGGTCGGCTGGCGACCGCAGGGCCCCGGCCTGCTGGAGGACGTCACCACCGGGTCGTACGCGGCTCGGTGA
- a CDS encoding tetratricopeptide repeat protein: MAAPSPVPRSYPTRPRMGAADVDAVEEATRILRSVDGEHGGGHCVDTVVGALPMADALLRVPASTGVAARMRRAVADLHNLAGWVCFDTGLHDDSLRQFHRALELAGADGDNALTADVRYRLGRVYLHHGATGRASAEFRLGTRAALACGSALAMAILHANQAWAQARMGAREETQTLLARAAEEFAMADPDEAPGWAAFFTTTDLLSLTGTVHTELAQTVDPRFADLAVSELSVAAKGYSANMVRSKAMCLISLSTALLVSGHAEHGTAVGHEAVDLCQRLDSVRTTARLLLLGKVVSRLRGRSDGLTARIDALRPATTHRRDRVRPGARTTP; this comes from the coding sequence ATGGCGGCGCCCAGTCCCGTTCCCCGCTCCTACCCCACCCGTCCGCGAATGGGCGCGGCCGACGTCGACGCCGTCGAGGAGGCCACCCGGATCCTGCGGTCCGTGGACGGCGAGCACGGCGGCGGCCACTGCGTCGACACCGTGGTGGGCGCCCTGCCCATGGCCGACGCGCTGCTCCGCGTCCCCGCCTCGACCGGGGTCGCCGCGAGGATGCGCCGCGCGGTCGCGGACCTGCACAACCTGGCGGGCTGGGTCTGCTTCGACACCGGCCTGCACGACGACTCCCTCCGCCAGTTCCACCGGGCCCTCGAACTCGCGGGGGCGGACGGCGACAACGCCCTGACCGCCGACGTCCGCTACCGCCTCGGCCGGGTCTACCTGCACCACGGCGCCACCGGCCGCGCGTCCGCCGAGTTCCGGCTCGGCACCCGTGCCGCCCTCGCCTGCGGCTCCGCGCTCGCCATGGCGATCCTGCACGCGAACCAGGCGTGGGCGCAGGCGCGGATGGGCGCGCGGGAGGAGACGCAGACCCTGCTGGCGCGGGCCGCCGAGGAGTTCGCCATGGCCGACCCGGACGAGGCGCCGGGCTGGGCGGCGTTCTTCACGACCACCGACCTGCTCTCGCTGACCGGCACCGTCCACACCGAACTCGCGCAGACCGTCGACCCCCGGTTCGCCGACCTCGCGGTGTCCGAACTCTCGGTGGCCGCCAAGGGCTACAGCGCGAACATGGTGCGCAGCAAGGCGATGTGCCTCATCTCGCTCTCGACCGCGCTGCTGGTGTCGGGCCACGCCGAGCACGGCACCGCCGTCGGCCACGAGGCGGTCGACCTGTGCCAGCGCCTCGACTCCGTCCGCACCACGGCCAGGCTCCTGCTGCTGGGCAAGGTGGTCTCGCGCCTGCGCGGCCGCTCCGACGGCCTGACCGCCCGCATCGACGCGCTCCGCCCCGCCACCACCCACCGCCGCGACCGCGTCCGACCGGGCGCGCGGACGACTCCCTGA
- the kdpA gene encoding potassium-transporting ATPase subunit KdpA, producing MPSTLAGLLQVGILIAALAAVHRPLGDHMAHVFSSVKHTRVEALVYRAVRVDPDSEQRWGTYAQGVLGFSFVSVVFLYLLQRLQPLLPFDFGRGAVAPGMAFDNAVSFVTNTNWQSYVPEVVMGHAVQLVGLTVQNFVSAAVGLAVAMALVRGFTRSRTDRLGNFWVDLVRGTLRVLLPMAFVSAIALLALGVVMSLRSGVTVVGPDGVAHTIALAPAASQEAIKLLGTNGGGIFNANSAHPFENPNPWTNLLEIFLLLVVPVSLTRTFGTLVGNRKQGYVLLSVMGALWAGMLAVIWWAESTGLRPLEGKETRFGIAGSALFADSTTGTSTGAVNAAHDSFSGLGGGGTLLNMLFGEMTPGGVGTGLYSVLVMAVIAMFLAGLMVGRTPEYLGKKLGRREVTAAAVSILAMPAVVLLGAGIALMLPGEIGKALNNPGAHGLSEVLYAYASASNNNGSAFAGLTATSDWFQSSLGVCMVLGRFIPIVAVLALAGSLAAQRKVPESAGTLPTTGPLFAALLAGAVVLVAALTFIPALALGPIAEALL from the coding sequence ATGCCGTCCACCCTCGCCGGCCTGCTCCAGGTCGGCATCCTCATCGCGGCGCTGGCGGCGGTCCACCGCCCGCTGGGCGACCACATGGCCCACGTGTTCAGCAGCGTCAAGCACACCCGCGTCGAAGCGCTGGTGTACCGCGCCGTCCGGGTCGACCCGGACTCCGAGCAGCGCTGGGGCACCTACGCCCAGGGCGTGCTGGGCTTCTCCTTCGTGTCCGTGGTGTTCCTCTACCTGCTGCAACGCCTGCAACCGCTGCTGCCGTTCGACTTCGGCCGCGGCGCGGTCGCTCCGGGGATGGCGTTCGACAACGCCGTCAGCTTCGTCACGAACACGAACTGGCAGTCCTACGTGCCCGAGGTCGTCATGGGCCACGCGGTGCAGCTGGTCGGCCTGACCGTGCAGAACTTCGTCTCCGCCGCCGTCGGCCTGGCGGTCGCGATGGCGCTGGTCCGCGGCTTCACCCGGTCGCGGACCGACCGGCTCGGCAACTTCTGGGTCGACCTGGTCCGCGGCACGCTGCGCGTCCTGCTGCCCATGGCGTTCGTGTCCGCCATCGCCCTGCTGGCGCTCGGCGTGGTGATGAGCCTGCGGTCCGGTGTGACCGTGGTCGGCCCCGACGGCGTCGCGCACACCATCGCGCTGGCCCCCGCGGCGAGCCAGGAGGCGATCAAGCTGCTCGGCACCAACGGCGGCGGGATCTTCAACGCGAACTCCGCGCACCCGTTCGAGAACCCGAACCCGTGGACCAACCTGCTGGAGATCTTCCTGCTGCTGGTCGTCCCGGTGTCGCTCACCCGCACGTTCGGCACGCTGGTGGGCAACCGCAAGCAGGGGTACGTGCTGCTCAGCGTCATGGGCGCGCTGTGGGCGGGGATGCTCGCGGTGATCTGGTGGGCCGAGTCCACCGGCCTGCGTCCCCTGGAGGGCAAGGAGACCCGGTTCGGGATCGCCGGTTCGGCGCTGTTCGCCGACTCCACCACCGGCACGTCGACCGGCGCGGTGAACGCGGCGCACGACAGCTTCAGCGGTCTGGGCGGTGGCGGGACGCTGCTGAACATGCTGTTCGGCGAGATGACGCCCGGCGGCGTCGGCACCGGCCTCTACAGCGTCCTGGTGATGGCGGTCATCGCCATGTTCCTGGCCGGGCTGATGGTCGGCCGCACACCGGAGTACCTGGGCAAGAAGCTCGGCAGGCGCGAGGTGACCGCCGCGGCGGTGTCGATCCTGGCCATGCCCGCGGTCGTCCTGCTCGGCGCCGGCATCGCGTTGATGCTGCCCGGCGAGATCGGCAAGGCGTTGAACAACCCCGGCGCGCACGGGCTGTCCGAGGTGCTCTACGCCTACGCGTCGGCGTCGAACAACAACGGCAGCGCGTTCGCGGGCCTCACGGCCACCAGCGACTGGTTCCAGTCCTCGCTCGGCGTCTGCATGGTGCTCGGCCGGTTCATCCCGATCGTCGCCGTGCTGGCGCTGGCCGGATCGCTGGCCGCCCAGCGGAAGGTCCCGGAGTCGGCGGGCACCCTGCCCACCACCGGACCGCTGTTCGCCGCGCTCCTCGCGGGCGCCGTCGTGCTCGTCGCGGCGCTCACGTTCATCCCCGCTCTCGCACTCGGTCCCATCGCGGAGGCACTGCTGTGA
- a CDS encoding DUF305 domain-containing protein → MRARLLVALVGFVVLVSGCSIASGTAATQAGANDTDIRFLWDMVPHHKQTLEISSLVRSRSKNPEVIKVADAITAEGTSEIDKMNGWLTEWKVAVADSGHQAHEMVVSPKDVDQLSGYNGADFDKQWAALMGRHLRDGVQMAEAVGSGGTHQGVRALSKEMITVQNGLISDLDKA, encoded by the coding sequence ATGCGCGCCCGTTTGCTCGTTGCGTTGGTCGGTTTCGTCGTGCTGGTGTCAGGTTGCTCGATCGCGAGCGGCACAGCTGCGACGCAGGCGGGCGCGAACGACACAGACATCCGTTTTTTGTGGGACATGGTCCCGCACCACAAGCAGACGCTGGAGATCAGCTCGCTGGTGCGGAGCCGGTCCAAGAACCCCGAGGTGATCAAGGTCGCCGACGCGATCACCGCCGAGGGCACGTCCGAGATCGACAAGATGAACGGCTGGCTGACCGAGTGGAAGGTCGCCGTCGCCGACTCGGGCCACCAGGCGCACGAGATGGTGGTGTCCCCCAAGGACGTCGACCAGCTCAGCGGGTACAACGGCGCCGACTTCGACAAGCAGTGGGCCGCCCTGATGGGCAGGCACCTGCGTGACGGTGTGCAGATGGCGGAAGCCGTCGGCAGCGGCGGCACCCACCAGGGTGTGCGCGCGCTGTCGAAGGAGATGATCACCGTGCAGAACGGGCTCATCTCCGATCTCGACAAGGCCTGA
- a CDS encoding LysR family transcriptional regulator: MLDSDIDLRALRYFVAVAEEGNFTRAAERLSMSQPPLSRAIRELEDAIGGPLFVRGYRSVDLTPAGRVLLESVHDVEAGMRRALTRTRRAMGAQPLRLACKGCDAPLLGDLVAEYNERHPDAPAETVVTGSASHADRLRDGSLDVALLKEGFDGAGLDSEPLRAEPVVVVLSARHPLARREVLRAEDIAGEPLVSEVDDLSQLLAALALGKGIAVVSTAIGTALAGSGSVVAVPVTGLPGSVVHVVWAERSTSTAVAAFVRMAVEAVSASAGV, translated from the coding sequence ATGCTGGACAGCGATATCGACCTGCGCGCCCTGCGGTACTTCGTCGCGGTGGCCGAGGAGGGCAACTTCACCAGGGCCGCCGAGCGGCTGTCCATGTCGCAGCCGCCCCTGTCGCGGGCGATCCGCGAACTGGAGGACGCGATCGGCGGCCCGCTGTTCGTGCGCGGGTACCGCAGCGTGGACCTGACCCCGGCGGGCCGGGTGCTGCTGGAGTCGGTGCACGACGTGGAGGCCGGGATGCGGCGGGCGCTGACCCGCACCCGCCGGGCGATGGGCGCGCAGCCGCTCCGGCTGGCGTGCAAGGGGTGCGACGCCCCGCTGCTGGGCGACCTCGTGGCGGAGTACAACGAGCGCCACCCGGACGCGCCCGCCGAGACCGTCGTCACCGGGTCCGCGTCGCACGCCGACCGGCTGCGGGACGGGTCGCTCGACGTGGCGCTGCTGAAGGAGGGCTTCGACGGCGCCGGTCTCGACAGCGAACCGCTGCGCGCGGAGCCCGTGGTGGTGGTGCTGTCCGCGCGGCACCCGCTGGCACGACGGGAGGTCCTGCGCGCCGAGGACATCGCGGGCGAGCCCCTGGTGTCCGAAGTGGACGACCTGTCGCAGCTCCTCGCCGCCCTGGCGCTGGGGAAGGGGATCGCGGTGGTGTCCACGGCGATCGGGACGGCCCTGGCGGGCAGCGGGAGCGTCGTCGCGGTGCCCGTGACCGGACTGCCCGGCAGCGTCGTGCACGTCGTGTGGGCCGAGCGGTCCACGTCCACCGCGGTCGCCGCGTTCGTGCGGATGGCGGTCGAGGCGGTCTCGGCGTCCGCGGGGGTATAG
- a CDS encoding AfsR/SARP family transcriptional regulator, translated as MEFELLGPVRAHVAGTAVEVGHARQRWVLAALLVDANRVVTADQLLDRVWGERPPATARGTLATYVARLRKVAGGGLVIERRTGGYAVVVAANDVDLHRFERLLAQARGTADDRRAVELYERALGLWRAEPLVGLDTRWANGLRSALSAARLAAELDRVDVLLRLGRHSAALSTLPALADEHPLDEGVAGQLMVALHGAGRLDRALAHYREFRDRLLDELGAEPAATLRDLHQRVLAGADAVAPAVAHRVVPRQLPARPGVFTGRAEELKELGERLDRQDRSRDTTHVSLVSGGGGLGKTWLALHWAHQEVDRFPDGQLYAGLRGFDPDADPVEPAAVLRGFLGALGVTADAVPADTDDRAALYRSLVAGRRMLAVLDNAARPTRSPRCCPAARPAPRS; from the coding sequence GTGGAGTTCGAGCTGCTCGGCCCCGTGCGGGCGCACGTCGCGGGTACCGCCGTGGAGGTCGGGCACGCCAGGCAGCGGTGGGTGCTCGCCGCGCTGCTGGTGGACGCCAACCGGGTGGTGACCGCGGACCAACTGCTCGACCGGGTCTGGGGTGAACGGCCGCCCGCGACCGCGCGGGGCACGCTGGCGACCTACGTGGCCCGGCTGCGCAAGGTGGCGGGCGGCGGCCTGGTGATCGAACGGCGGACGGGCGGGTACGCCGTGGTGGTCGCCGCGAACGACGTGGACCTGCACCGGTTCGAGCGGCTGCTCGCGCAGGCGCGCGGGACCGCGGACGACCGGCGGGCGGTGGAGCTGTACGAGCGCGCGCTCGGGCTGTGGCGGGCGGAGCCGCTGGTGGGGCTGGACACCCGGTGGGCCAACGGGTTGCGCTCCGCGCTGTCCGCCGCGCGACTGGCCGCGGAGCTGGACCGCGTCGACGTGCTCCTGCGCCTCGGCAGGCACTCGGCCGCCCTGTCGACGCTGCCCGCGCTGGCCGACGAGCACCCGCTGGACGAGGGGGTGGCCGGTCAGCTGATGGTCGCCCTGCACGGCGCGGGGCGGCTGGACAGGGCGCTCGCGCACTACCGGGAGTTCCGCGACCGGCTGCTCGACGAACTGGGCGCCGAGCCCGCGGCGACGTTGCGCGACCTGCACCAGCGGGTCCTCGCCGGTGCCGACGCCGTGGCACCGGCGGTCGCGCACCGCGTCGTGCCGCGCCAGCTCCCGGCCCGGCCGGGCGTGTTCACCGGGCGCGCGGAGGAGCTGAAGGAGCTCGGCGAGCGGCTGGACCGGCAGGACCGGAGCCGGGACACCACGCACGTCTCCCTCGTCAGCGGCGGTGGCGGGCTCGGGAAGACGTGGCTCGCCCTGCACTGGGCGCACCAGGAGGTCGACCGGTTCCCGGACGGCCAGCTGTACGCGGGCCTGCGCGGCTTCGACCCCGACGCGGACCCGGTCGAGCCCGCGGCCGTCCTGCGCGGGTTCCTCGGCGCGCTCGGCGTCACCGCCGACGCGGTCCCCGCCGACACCGACGACCGGGCGGCGCTCTACCGCAGCCTGGTCGCGGGCAGGCGGATGCTTGCGGTCCTGGACAACGCGGCCAGGCCCACCAGGTCACCCCGCTGCTGCCCGGCAGCCCGACCTGCACCGCGGTCGTGA
- a CDS encoding serine/threonine protein kinase, giving the protein MPDQNRWIAGRYALQEQLGAGAMGRVWRAVDQKLERVVAVKELLLPSHLDEQQAEDARRRARREARIAARLHHPNAITVHDVVEHDGQPWLIMEYLPSKSLSAVISETGPLAVANVVRVGTQVATAMTAAHRASVLHRDIKPGNVLLGDDGTVKITDFGISRALDDVNATATGRYAGTPAYFAPEVARGGEGNYPSDVFSLGATLYTAVEGTPPFGLTDNAIAQMYRAAAGTVRPPERAGALTPLLARMLALDPAARPTMAECADQLSQLDRHTSPAPTMMVGLGDLLTSQVSRPPSAVDTGKRRRWVVAVVAAAVAVLVVIGGGTFFYLDHQESSAVAAGPSSTGGSPATSPAKTSEAARTTTSAPKVATAPPPASALPASGRALVSQASNLCLDVPNKATDNGTGITIFDCNGGENQRFDFTAAGEIRVYVTKCVQPKDAGTQAGTPLEITDCNGAASQKWTLRANGVVAGTQSGLCFDVFNADTTFGTPIIIWTCAGAVNQLWRQG; this is encoded by the coding sequence GTGCCAGACCAGAACCGGTGGATAGCCGGGCGCTACGCGTTGCAGGAGCAGCTCGGCGCCGGCGCCATGGGGCGCGTCTGGCGAGCCGTCGACCAGAAGCTGGAACGCGTCGTCGCGGTCAAGGAGCTGCTGCTGCCGTCGCACCTGGACGAGCAGCAGGCCGAGGACGCCCGGCGGCGGGCCCGGCGGGAGGCGCGGATCGCCGCGCGGCTGCACCACCCCAACGCGATCACCGTCCACGACGTCGTCGAGCACGACGGCCAGCCGTGGCTGATCATGGAGTACCTGCCGTCCAAGAGCCTGTCCGCGGTGATCTCGGAGACCGGTCCGCTGGCCGTCGCCAACGTGGTGCGCGTCGGCACCCAGGTGGCCACCGCGATGACCGCCGCGCACCGGGCGTCGGTGCTGCACCGCGACATCAAGCCCGGCAACGTGCTGCTCGGCGACGACGGCACGGTGAAGATCACCGACTTCGGCATCTCCCGCGCGCTGGACGACGTCAACGCCACGGCCACCGGCCGGTACGCGGGCACCCCGGCGTACTTCGCCCCCGAGGTCGCCAGGGGCGGCGAGGGCAACTACCCGTCGGACGTGTTCTCGCTCGGCGCCACGCTCTACACCGCGGTCGAGGGCACGCCGCCGTTCGGCCTCACGGACAACGCGATCGCCCAGATGTACCGCGCCGCGGCGGGCACCGTGCGGCCGCCGGAACGGGCGGGCGCGCTCACCCCGCTCCTCGCCAGGATGCTGGCGCTCGACCCGGCGGCCAGGCCCACGATGGCCGAGTGCGCCGACCAGCTCTCCCAGCTCGACCGGCACACCTCCCCCGCCCCCACGATGATGGTGGGGCTCGGGGACCTGTTGACCTCGCAGGTCTCCCGACCGCCCTCCGCGGTGGACACCGGGAAGCGGCGGCGGTGGGTCGTGGCGGTCGTCGCGGCGGCGGTGGCGGTGCTGGTCGTGATCGGCGGCGGCACCTTCTTCTACCTCGACCACCAGGAGTCGTCAGCGGTCGCGGCGGGGCCGTCGAGCACCGGCGGCAGCCCGGCCACGTCCCCGGCGAAGACCTCCGAAGCCGCCAGGACCACGACGTCCGCGCCGAAGGTCGCCACGGCCCCGCCGCCCGCCAGCGCACTGCCCGCCTCGGGCAGAGCGCTCGTCTCCCAGGCGTCGAACCTGTGCCTGGACGTGCCGAACAAGGCCACCGACAACGGCACCGGGATCACCATCTTCGACTGCAACGGCGGGGAGAACCAGCGGTTCGACTTCACCGCGGCTGGCGAGATCAGGGTGTACGTCACCAAGTGCGTCCAGCCCAAGGACGCGGGAACCCAGGCCGGCACGCCGTTGGAGATCACCGACTGCAACGGCGCGGCCTCCCAGAAGTGGACGCTCCGGGCGAACGGCGTGGTCGCGGGCACGCAGTCCGGGCTGTGCTTCGACGTCTTCAACGCGGACACGACCTTCGGGACGCCGATCATCATCTGGACCTGCGCCGGAGCCGTCAACCAGCTGTGGCGCCAGGGCTGA
- a CDS encoding S8 family serine peptidase, with product MKSSPPLPGARRRAVVVLGAAALLALPGVGVGTASAAPEGTVAAAVGATAVPDQYVVVLKDGVVAQSAVQQTADGLVSRYGGTVKATWRHALRGFSVTTSAVNARKLAADPAVASVSQDARISAVDTQPNPPSWGLDRIDQRDLPLDSSYTYPTTAANVHAYIVDTGIRTTHSTFGGRASWGYNAVDGNNTDCNGHGTHVAGTVGGAQYGVAKSVQLVAVKVLDCAGSGTFAQVISGVDWVTGNAVKPAVANMSLGAVASAATAPLEAAVRGSIASGVTYAIASGNSNANACTFSPALVAEAITVNASDITDRRASFSNYGTCTDLYAPGVNITSSWNTDDSATNTISGTSMATPHTAGVAAAYLATHPADPPATVQAALVNDASVNKIADAGAGSPNRLLYLGSGPSTPGTVDVVRYLGGQDHLTSTSGAPAGYQREGSLGLAYSTQVAGTHPLYRCRVNSDNFTSFDSGCEGRVALGLLGYFLDAASGTAPSGPVYRCLVRGGGDHMESPDPNCEGQIVEGVLGYTLR from the coding sequence ATGAAGTCATCACCCCCGTTACCCGGCGCCCGCCGGAGGGCGGTCGTCGTCCTCGGTGCCGCCGCCCTGCTCGCGCTCCCCGGCGTGGGCGTCGGCACCGCGTCGGCCGCACCGGAGGGCACCGTCGCGGCGGCCGTCGGCGCCACCGCGGTCCCGGACCAGTACGTCGTCGTGCTGAAGGACGGTGTCGTCGCGCAGTCGGCCGTCCAGCAGACCGCGGACGGTCTCGTCTCGCGCTACGGCGGCACGGTCAAGGCGACCTGGCGGCACGCGCTGCGCGGGTTCTCCGTCACCACGAGCGCGGTGAACGCGCGCAAGCTCGCCGCCGACCCGGCCGTGGCCTCGGTCAGCCAGGACGCGCGGATCAGCGCGGTCGACACCCAGCCCAACCCGCCGTCGTGGGGACTGGACCGGATCGACCAGCGCGACCTGCCGCTGGACTCCAGCTACACCTACCCGACGACCGCGGCGAACGTGCACGCCTACATCGTCGACACCGGCATCCGCACGACGCACAGCACGTTCGGCGGCCGGGCGAGCTGGGGCTACAACGCGGTCGACGGGAACAACACCGACTGCAACGGCCACGGCACGCACGTCGCCGGCACGGTCGGCGGCGCCCAGTACGGCGTGGCCAAGTCCGTGCAGCTGGTCGCGGTGAAGGTGCTGGACTGCGCGGGCTCGGGCACCTTCGCCCAGGTCATCAGCGGCGTCGACTGGGTCACCGGCAACGCCGTGAAGCCCGCCGTCGCGAACATGAGCCTCGGCGCCGTGGCGTCGGCCGCGACCGCCCCGCTGGAGGCGGCCGTCCGCGGCTCCATCGCCAGCGGCGTCACCTACGCCATCGCGTCGGGCAACTCCAACGCGAACGCCTGCACGTTCAGCCCCGCCCTGGTCGCCGAGGCCATCACGGTCAACGCCTCCGACATCACCGACCGGCGCGCGTCGTTCTCCAACTACGGCACGTGCACCGACCTGTACGCGCCGGGCGTGAACATCACGTCGTCCTGGAACACCGACGACAGCGCCACGAACACCATCAGCGGCACCTCGATGGCCACCCCGCACACCGCGGGCGTCGCGGCCGCCTACCTGGCGACCCACCCCGCGGACCCGCCGGCCACCGTGCAGGCCGCGCTGGTGAACGACGCCAGCGTGAACAAGATCGCCGACGCGGGCGCCGGATCACCCAACCGCCTGCTGTACCTGGGATCCGGGCCCTCCACGCCGGGGACCGTGGACGTCGTGCGCTACCTCGGCGGCCAGGACCACCTCACGTCGACCAGCGGCGCGCCCGCGGGCTACCAGCGCGAGGGGAGCCTCGGCCTGGCGTACTCGACGCAGGTCGCGGGCACCCACCCGCTCTACCGCTGCCGCGTGAACAGCGACAACTTCACCTCGTTCGACTCCGGCTGCGAAGGACGGGTCGCGCTCGGCCTGCTGGGCTACTTCCTCGACGCCGCCTCGGGCACGGCGCCGAGCGGGCCGGTCTACCGGTGCCTCGTCCGCGGCGGCGGTGACCACATGGAGTCCCCCGACCCGAACTGCGAGGGGCAGATCGTCGAAGGCGTCCTGGGGTACACCCTGCGCTGA
- a CDS encoding tetratricopeptide repeat protein — protein sequence MGTLAFVAGNTGRHADAVEHLRQAVALWRSVGNPSQEADMLIRLGGEHAALGDHRQARRIWQQTLRMLRDQRRGSDVAELEPRLAALERSTPDG from the coding sequence CTGGGCACCCTCGCGTTCGTCGCGGGCAACACGGGCAGGCACGCCGACGCCGTGGAGCACCTGCGCCAGGCCGTCGCCCTGTGGCGCTCGGTCGGGAACCCGTCGCAGGAGGCCGACATGCTCATCCGGCTCGGCGGCGAGCACGCCGCCCTCGGCGACCACCGCCAGGCCCGCCGGATCTGGCAGCAGACGCTGCGGATGCTGCGCGACCAGCGACGCGGCTCCGACGTGGCCGAACTCGAACCCAGGCTGGCCGCGCTGGAGCGGTCCACCCCGGACGGATGA